The Brassica oleracea var. oleracea cultivar TO1000 chromosome C6, BOL, whole genome shotgun sequence genomic interval TGATTGAAAGAAAAATCAAAAAGGTTACCCATAATTGTTGAGACAGATTTTGAGAAGCTCCGTTGGTCTTGAGGTCAAAACACTCACCATCATCGTTCTCTGTTCCTCATCGCAGGCGTCTAAGAGCTTCTGAACCAAGTAATTCCCGAAGGGATCCATGGAAAGTTCAACCACGTGGCTGATGATTTCGAGGAATAGAGCGTCAACAAACAGTCCTTCATCGACCAGCTTCTGGAGAAAACGACAACCGATCTGATCTTTGCCCATCAAGTTGACAGATCCGTAGATGTTAACCATGGAGGCAAGATCCAGAGGCAAATCACTTCTCATCTTCCCATATGAGCCTTGGCGTAACAGAGAAGCCCTGTTTCTTCCTCCTCCAAGAGAGACGGCTCTGAGACTATCATGCGGAGAAACCCTATTTCTCTCAAACATCAACGAACTATGAAACGCATCGTTTCCAAGACAAGGAGATGAACGCTTGATGGGTCGGTTCATATGTTCCAAGAGAGCGTCTCTTTGGTTCTTAAGAGCCATCATCTCTCTCAGTCCGTTAGGGTAAAAGGAGTCTTGAAGGCCAAGGAAACTAAGATCTGCCGGAGAGACTCCATGAGAGGAGGTGGTGTTTCGCAGAAAAGCTTGGGGAGGAGAGTAATCGCCACGAAACCGTGAAGCTCCTCCATCCGGAAACTCAGGGAGAGTTCTTCGAGACCCAAAATCAGCCGGGTCGACCCGTATCGATCCGGGTCTGCTCCAAATACTCATGTCGCAAGAGATACCCATTCCGTTGAGCTTTTTACACAAACCCATCACATCATCATCGCTCTTCGTGTCCACCTTGTCGTAACTCTTGAGAAATGGGTTTGTGTCGGGACTCTGTTGAAACCCACCAAAGTCACGAGGAGGAGGAAGGCGACGATCCGAAGCTCGTCCTCTGCTAAAAGCTCCATCGAAACCCATATAGTTTTCTTCAAACATGGTCGTCGATATAAGCGAAGAGAAAAAGCGATTTCAGAGAGGTAGAGGATGAAGAAGAAAATGGAGAGAGAAAAGAGAGAGTAAAACAAGAGTGGACAATACGGAGAGAGAGGTCAGGTTGGTGATATATAACAGAAAATGGTATGGGGAGAGAGAGAATGTTGTGCTCTGAGAGAGAGAGAGAGAACGTACGGAGACCCTCCCTTCCTCCCTCCCGTCCAAGGCTGGTTTGTCTCTTTTGTAGTTTTTCACTCTCTCACTTACTCTCCTCTCGCCATTAATACGCTGCAGCGCATACCCTTTTGCTTTTCCTACGTACTATCTGCGGCACAAATATTTTAATTATATTGCAATTTTGTCCCCCATTTTTGCTCTTCTTTAGTTTCACGTGTGACCTTCTTTTACTTTTCTTTTTTACTTTTTCGAATGAATTAGCTAAATATATGTGATTTATCTAGTAAGTGTATATGAAATTGATAAAATTGCAAAAATGGTAACTGACTAATGGTGAACCCGTGAAATGACAGGGTTAGTCATTATCTATATACTCCCTCCTTATTAGATTTTGATTTTGTAATTTTGTCTCCCATTTTTAGTCTTTTTCAGTTTCAAGTATGATGTTCTTTTATTATTATTTTGACACTTTTTAGGAGTGAATTAGGTAAACATACATGAATATTGATTGAAATTGGATATGAAACAGGTAAAATTGCAAAAATGGTAATTGACTGATGGTGAAATGACTAGTTAGTCATTGTCCATGTATACATATCGTCTATTTAATATGACAATACAACTTAAGAAGTGCATTAAGCTAACGACATTATCATTTGATTTCTGCTATGTAGAATCTCTGTAGGTTGACAAGAAAAAAAAATCGTTGTAGACATTTCATATAGAAACTAGCTAGAGATGTGCGTCTTGCGCGGAGTTAAATTGTATTGACAATAATATATAATACAGTTTTCATATATGTAGATATAATTTGTATAAAATAGTTTATTCATTTGTTTGTAATAAACTTAATTTCTTGAATATAAATAATTAATGAATATACGCATTTAGTTTGTAATATTAAAACTTGTAGTAATTAAAGCTCTTGGTATAATCATATAAGTATAGATTTTTTTAAAAAAAATATTGTCTTGGATTATTCCTTTTATTTTAGATGAAACGTATTTGGTCTGATTAATTGATCTAGATAATGGGTTGAGAATCTTTTTCTAGGATGAAAATATTTACTCTAGCATTTACAAAAACCATCTCTACAAAATATTGTTTCATCAGATAAAAATTTTTTTTTTTTGAAAAAAAAGTTTCATCAGATAAATTCGATCTTAACCTTAATCCTCCACATGGATTTGAAAGGTTTCAACTCAGAAATGAGGTTCATCGCAGCCATTGAAATCTAGAACTTTAAAAAACACGAATACATTTGCATTGTGTAGTGAATGACTTCAAAGCTATAGGTGTTATATAGGCTGTAGAAATGGTATGGTAGAAGATTTTTTTTGAACATTGGTATGGTACAGAAGATAGGGCGAATATTTATCATCATTAAGACGTAGATTTAGCTTGGTAGTCACTCCATA includes:
- the LOC106299472 gene encoding pumilio homolog 9-like; this encodes MFEENYMGFDGAFSRGRASDRRLPPPRDFGGFQQSPDTNPFLKSYDKVDTKSDDDVMGLCKKLNGMGISCDMSIWSRPGSIRVDPADFGSRRTLPEFPDGGASRFRGDYSPPQAFLRNTTSSHGVSPADLSFLGLQDSFYPNGLREMMALKNQRDALLEHMNRPIKRSSPCLGNDAFHSSLMFERNRVSPHDSLRAVSLGGGRNRASLLRQGSYGKMRSDLPLDLASMVNIYGSVNLMGKDQIGCRFLQKLVDEGLFVDALFLEIISHVVELSMDPFGNYLVQKLLDACDEEQRTMMVSVLTSRPTELLKICLNNYGTRVVQKMIETVKTKQQIGMVKSGLKPGFLSLVKDLNGNHVIQTCLTTLGPSDTKFVLEAATKYCAEIATHRHGCCVLQCCVSNSVGEQRERLVNEISRNSLHLSQDPFGNYVVQYLIEQKVSASKLLIQFRMHYAELATQKFSSHVMEKCLRIYPEARAEIVRELLSVPNFEHLLHDPFGNYVIQTALSVTKGPVRASLVEKVHRYGKLKFSPYCKKIFSKTILKS